A single Cyclopterus lumpus isolate fCycLum1 chromosome 1, fCycLum1.pri, whole genome shotgun sequence DNA region contains:
- the fgf8b gene encoding fibroblast growth factor 8b: protein MKQYLNYYKMRLRTSRLGYLLLQFTALCFYAQNTVQSPPNFKHHVTEQSRLSDRTSRRLTRTYQLYSRTSGKHVQVLANKRVNANGDDGAVHAKLEVETDSFGSRVRIKGVKTGYYICMNKRGKLIGKRKGRGKDCIFTEIVLENNYTALQNAKYGGWYMAFTRKGRPRKASKTKQHQREAHFMKRLPRGHLLSERRPFDVLPLRVPTHPLSKRTKHSHHQRSGGR from the exons ATGAAGCAATATTTGAACTATTACAAGATGAGGCTGAGAACATCGAGGTTAGGCTATCT GTTACTTCAGTTCACAGCGCTTTGCTTTTACGCACAG AACACTGTGCAGTCCCCTCCTAATTTCAAGCACCACGTCACCGAGCAGAGTCGACTGTCGGACCGCACGAGCCGCAGGTTGACGCGAACCTACCAGCTGTACAGCCGCACCAGCGGGAAGCACGTCCAGGTCCTGGCCAACAAGCGGGTCAACGCCAACGGGGACGACGGGGCGGTGCACG CTAAACTGGAGGTGGAGACGGACTCCTTTGGAAGTCGTGTTCGCATTAAAGGGGTCAAGACGGGATACTACATATGTATGAACAAAAGGGGGAAGCTGATCGGGAAG CGGAAAGGACGAGGCAAAGACTGCATCTTCACCGAGATTGTTCTGGAAAACAACTACACGGCGCTGCAGAACGCCAAGTACGGCGGCTGGTACATGGCTTTCACACGCAAGGGCCGTCCGAGGAAGGCCTCAAAGACTAAGCAGCATCAGAGGGAGGCCCACTTCATGAAGCGTCTACCCAGGGGGCACTTGCTGAGCGAGAGGAGACCGTTTGATGTCCTTCCTCTCCGTGTCCCCACGCACCCTTTGAGCAAGCGGACTAAACATTCCCATCACCAGCGCTCAGGGGGCCGCTGA
- the dpcd gene encoding protein DPCD isoform X1, translating to MDVQSWVDILRSSKKTAFIHDDKRKIHFLFTDGKEMTEEYDLKTDELIVRKWRHKSTLGAQGEWQVEVGESPAGPVTSSDSEVIKENCSNPVFLRKDTKTSFQWRVRNLPYPKDVFSVFVEPSDRSIIIKTSNKKYYKKFSITDLDRSQLPLDNSALSLTHANNTLIVSYKKPKEILTLEQELLKELKKLKGTGEGDVDCKTQ from the exons ATGGATGTGCAGAGCTGGGTTGATATCCTAAGATCAtcaaaaaaaacagctttcatACACGATG ATAAAAGGAAGATCCACTTCCTCTTCACAGATGGAAAAGAAATGACTGAGGAGTATGACTTGAAAACAGATGAGCTCATTG TTCGAAAGTGGCGTCATAAAAGCACACTTGGAGCTCAGGGCGAATGGCAGGTAGAGGTTGGGGAGTCACCTGCAGGCCCTGTCACTTCTTCGGATTCGGAGGTGATCAAGGAGAACTGCTCCAAT CCTGTGTTCTTGCGTAAAGACACAAAGACCAGCTTTCAGTGGAGAGTTCGCAACCTTCCCTACCCCAAAGATGTCTTTAGTGTTTTTGTGGAGCCATCTGACAGAAGCATTATCATAAAAACctcaaacaaaaa GTATTATAAGAAGTTCAGTATTACTGATTTAGATCGCAGTCAGCTGCCATTGGACAACTCCGCCCTCAGCCTCACTCACGCCAACAACACTTTAATTGTCAGC taCAAGAAACCCAAAGAGATCTTAACCCTTGAACAGGAGCTActgaaggagctgaagaaaCTGAAGGGGACCGGCGAAGGGGATGTTGACTGCAAAACTCAGTGA
- the dpcd gene encoding protein DPCD isoform X2, producing the protein MDVQSWVDILRSSKKTAFIHDDGKEMTEEYDLKTDELIVRKWRHKSTLGAQGEWQVEVGESPAGPVTSSDSEVIKENCSNPVFLRKDTKTSFQWRVRNLPYPKDVFSVFVEPSDRSIIIKTSNKKYYKKFSITDLDRSQLPLDNSALSLTHANNTLIVSYKKPKEILTLEQELLKELKKLKGTGEGDVDCKTQ; encoded by the exons ATGGATGTGCAGAGCTGGGTTGATATCCTAAGATCAtcaaaaaaaacagctttcatACACGATG ATGGAAAAGAAATGACTGAGGAGTATGACTTGAAAACAGATGAGCTCATTG TTCGAAAGTGGCGTCATAAAAGCACACTTGGAGCTCAGGGCGAATGGCAGGTAGAGGTTGGGGAGTCACCTGCAGGCCCTGTCACTTCTTCGGATTCGGAGGTGATCAAGGAGAACTGCTCCAAT CCTGTGTTCTTGCGTAAAGACACAAAGACCAGCTTTCAGTGGAGAGTTCGCAACCTTCCCTACCCCAAAGATGTCTTTAGTGTTTTTGTGGAGCCATCTGACAGAAGCATTATCATAAAAACctcaaacaaaaa GTATTATAAGAAGTTCAGTATTACTGATTTAGATCGCAGTCAGCTGCCATTGGACAACTCCGCCCTCAGCCTCACTCACGCCAACAACACTTTAATTGTCAGC taCAAGAAACCCAAAGAGATCTTAACCCTTGAACAGGAGCTActgaaggagctgaagaaaCTGAAGGGGACCGGCGAAGGGGATGTTGACTGCAAAACTCAGTGA
- the poll gene encoding DNA polymerase lambda, whose translation MEHRHGIMKAFPKVKRARVLQGKDAPPVKKKPEEVDTTGNSFDGVTVYILPAGIGNARCQIFQRQIRQNGGQTESSLCASVTHVVVDDNMDSDRAQRLLQVDSMPPGVQLVKCIWLSLCISEKQLLDVDSYSLLLPKRESETLHENIKEELLNVKPADGTIAEPVLDQTKQEKTIDMTVTDTKEEVQGEEDGVSQSDLEALITGQHPKEETPGLSLDPSRDSAAQKVISGKWVCAQSSQSKMNNFNKHITDKLEVLAKAYTHQGDRWRALGYSKAVNALKSYHKPITSYQEACQIPGIGKRMADKIDEIMESGHLRKLDHLGEAVPVLELFTNVWGAGIKTARQWYQQGFRTLEDIRTKAHLSNTQKIGLKHYDDILDRMPREEAAAIEKVLKNAAQAVDPGLVAMACGSYRRGKATCGDVDVLVSHPDGKSHKGVFSKLLKSLHDSGFLTDDLVSHEENGEQKKYMGVCRLPGPGHRHRRLDIIVVPYNEFACALMYFTGSAHFNRSMRALAKTKKMSLSEHSLNKDVVRQGSLKVYSGTPITTPTEKDVFSLIGIPYRQPHERDW comes from the exons ATGGAGCATCGTCACGGGATTATGAAAGCCTTTCCCAAAGTCAAGCGAGCTAGAGTGTTACAAGGAAAGGATGCACCCCCAGTAAAGAAGAAACCTGAAGAAGTTGATACCacag GAAACTCTTTTGATGGTGTCACAGTGTACATCCTGCCTGCTGGAATAGGAAATGCCAGATGCCAGATCTTTCAAAGACAAATTCGGCAGAATGGAGGACAGACGGAGAGTTCACTGTGTGCCAGTGTCACTCATGTTGTTGTGGATGACAACATGGACAGTGACAGGGCACAACGCTTACTACAAGTGGATAGTATGCCACCTGGAGTCCAACTAGTGAAATGCATTTGGTTGAGTTTGTGCATCAGTGAGAAACAACTGCTTGATGTTGACAGCTACAGCCTTCTTTTACCCAAGAG AGAATCTGAAACACTGCATGAAAATATTAAAGAAGAGCTGCTGAATGTCAAGCCCGCTGACGGAACTATTGCAGAGCCAGTGTTGGATCAGACCAAGCAAGAGAAGACCATAGACATG ACAGTTACAGACACTAAAGAGGAAGTGCAAGGTGAAGAAGATGGGGTCTCACAAAGTGACCTGGAAGCTCTGATCACTGGCCAGCACCCGAAAGAGGAGACTCCTGGCCTCAGCCTAGACCCGAGTCGAGACTCTGCTGCTCAGAAGGTGATATCAGGGAAGTGGGTCTGTGCCCAGTCCTCTCAGTCCAAAATGAATAACTTCAACAAACACATCACAGACAAACTAGAAGTGCTGGCCAAGGCCTACACACACCAAGGGGACAGGTGGCGGGCGCTGGGCTATTCCAAGGCTGTCAATGCACTGAAGAGTTACCACAAGCCTATCACATCATATCAG gaGGCTTGTCAGATTCCAGGAATTGGTAAACGAATGGCCGACAAAATTGACGAGATCATGGAGAGCGGTCACCTGCGGAAGCTCGACCACCTCGGGGAGGCTGTGCCAGTTTTGGAGCTTTTTACTAATGTCTGGGGTGCAGGAATTAAAACTGCACGGCAGTGGTACCAACAG GGCTTTCGCACATTGGAGGACATCCGCACAAAAGCCCACCTGAGTAACACTCAGAAAATAGGACTCAAGCACTACGATGACATTTTAGACCGCATGCCcagagaagaagcagcagccaTAGAGAAAGTG CTGAAGAATGCTGCCCAGGCCGTAGACCCAGGCCTGGTGGCGATGGCATGTGGCTCCTATCGTCGGGGAAAGGCCACATGTGGAGATGTTGACGTACTTGTATCTCATCCTGATGGCAAGTCCCACAAGGGGGTGTTCAGTAAATTGTTAAAGAGCCTCCATGACAGTG GGTTTTTGACAGACGATCTGGTGAGCCACGAAGAAAATGGTGAGCAGAAGAAATACATGGGTGTGTGCCGTTTGCCAGGACCTGGCCACCGCCATCGCAGGCTGGACATCATCGTAGTGCCCTACAATGAGTTTGCCTGCGCTCTCATGTATTTCACTGGATCGGCACACTTTAACCGCTCAATGAGAGCGCtggcaaagacaaaaaaaatgagTTTATCGGAGCATTCGTTGAATAAAGATGTGGTGCGTCAGGGTAGCTTGAAGGTCTATAGCGGCACTCCAATTACTACACCGACAGAGAAGGATGTGTTTAGTCTTATAGGCATACCATATAGACAGCCCCATGAAAGGGACTGGTGA
- the wbp1lb gene encoding WW domain binding protein 1-like b, whose product MRGVCSAMTMGLFLHAVGPVTPSEPAADKSLLHCEGVNNQSYICESGHCCGNSQCCSYYYELWWFWLVWAIIFLLSCCCVCHHRRTKHRLQQQQRQHEINLIAYREAHNYPSVPFYFRFLPNYLLPDYEEVVNRPQTPPPPYSALHTGPSAVASSPLAHEQQGHCPTIQPTPVPPVSDTLCCRPSIEEPQTPTLDLRPKPDNKPMQTAQEAGMILLPDGLNNREGLTSQEKRNESGDDTCKDQLLKGLSEGSVEDKDRLPNGRRRRFTGDSGIEVCVCSTRGSSGFSGAGGTGQEGKELRELESLLGRDENDEEEVGDFCDSCGHRASFGVEEEQVLGGLDRRVAHGSLVLPQPAQQIGSASLHPPVCLLLHTINEQEGPHLSTSTEPQG is encoded by the exons ATGAGAGGCGTGTGTTCGGCCATGACAATGGGATTGTTTTTGCACGCTGTCGGCCCCGTCACCCCCAGCGAACCCGCAGCAGACAAG AGCCTACTGCACTGTGAAGGTGTGAACAACCAGAGTTACATCTGTGAGTCCGGACACTGCTGCGGGAATTCTCAGTGCTGCAGCTACTACTATGAGCTCTGGT GGTTTTGGTTGGTATGGGCCATAATCTTCCTtttgagctgctgctgtgtgtgtcacCATCGCCGCACCAAGCaccggctgcagcagcagcaacggcAGCACGAGATCAACCTCATTGCTTACCGCGAAGCACACAACTACCCCTCGGTGCCCTTCTACTTCA gGTTTCTGCCCAACTACCTCCTGCCTGACTATGAAGAGGTGGTCAACCGGCCGCAGACTCCTCCCCCGCCCTACAGTGCCTTACACACTGGTCCGTCCGCAGTGGCTTCTAGCCCGCTGGCTCATGAGCAGCAGGGACACTGTCCAACCATCCAGCCCACCCCAGTGCCCCCGGTCTCTGACACTCTGTGTTGCAGACCCAGCATTGAGGAACCACAAACCCCCACCTTAGACTTAAGGCCAAAGCCTGACAACAAGCCCATGCAGACAGCACAAGAGGCAGGCATGATACTGCTGCCAGATGGGCTCAACAATAGGGAGGGGCTTACGAGCcaggagaaaagaaatgaaagtggGGACGACACCTGCAAGGACCAACTGCTGAAGGGCCTGTCAGAGGGTTCTGTTGAGGACAAAGACCGTCTCCCCaatggaaggaggaggcgaTTCACAGGAGACTCTGGAATtgaggtgtgtgtctgcagcacaCGTGGGAGCAGCGGTTTTAGTGGAGCTGGAGGGACAGGCCAGGAAGGCAAAGAGTTGAGGGAGCTAGAGAGCCTGCTGGGGCGTGATGAAaatgacgaggaggaggtgggcgACTTCTGCGACAGCTGCGGTCATCGAGCCTCCTTCGGTGTAGAGGAGGAGCAAGTGCTGGGCGGGCTGGATAGGCGGGTAGCACATGGGTCGTTGGTACTTCCTCAGCCAGCTCAACAGATAGGCAGCGCCTCGCTCCACCCTCCAgtgtgcctcctcctccacaccatCAACGAGCAAGAGGGGCCACACCTCAGTACCAGCACTGAGCCACAGGGCTGA
- the as3mt gene encoding arsenite methyltransferase yields the protein MADGNSARAGGFVDTSIHVDVKDYYGKVLKNSADLKSNACVLPAKPIPAFIRQALKKVHPEVTARYYGCGLVVPECLEGCRILDLGSGSGRDCYMLSQLVGEKGHITGIDMTEDQLDVARTYVDYHVKEFGYKKPNVRFIQGYIEALTESGLEKSSFDIIISNCVVNLSPDKKRVLAEAYSVLKDGGELYFSDVYSSGRLTEEIKNHKVLWGECLGGALWWKDLLQLAEEVGFSPPRLVTASVITVDNKELQDILGDFKFVSATYRLFKVPKGNTKPCQVIYNGSITGVEDSFQFDCQYTFKVDNVVEVDGEVATILTQSRFTEDFTLQPPGRPCEPCGAKPKAGIVDPFELVLQLKKQSPGSATGGCCSTQSAACCK from the exons ATGGCTGATGGAAACAG tgcgcGTGCAGGAGGCTTCGTTGACACAAGCATTCACGTGGATGTCAAG GACTATTACGGCAAAGTGCTGAAGAATTCGGCGGACCTGAAGAGCAATGCCTGTGTGCTTCCGGCCAAACCCATCCCCGCCTTCATCCGCCAGGCTCTGAAGAAAGTGCACCCTGAAGTCACCGCCAG GTACTATGGCTGTGGTCTGGTGGTGCCCGAGTGTTTGGAGGGCTGCAGGATCCTGGACCTGGGCAGTGGGAGTGGAAGGGACTGCTACATGCTGAGTCAGCTGGTTGGTGAGAAGGGCCACATCACTGGCATTGACATGACGGAGGACCAG CTTGACGTGGCCAGAACATATGTGGACTATCACGTGAAAGAGTTTGGCTACAAGAAGCCCAATGTTCGTTTCATCCAGGGCTACATTGAGGCCCTGACAGAATCGGGTTTGGAAAAGAGCTCATTTGATATCATTAT TTCCAACTGCGTGGTGAATCTCTCTCCAGACAAGAAGAGAGTTCTGGCTGAAGCCTACAGCGTGCTCAAG GATGGAGGTGAGCTGTACTTCAGTGACGTCTACAGCAGTGGAAGACTAACAGAGGAAATTAAAAATCACAAAGTCCTGTGGG GGGAGTGTCTTGGTGGAGCGCTCTGGTGGAAAGACCTGCTGCAATTGGCTGAAGAAGTGGGCTTCAGCCCACCACGGCTGGTTACAGCCAGCGTCATCACGGTTGACAACAAAGAGCTGCAGGACATTCTGG GTGACTTCAAGTTTGTCTCTGCCACATACCGCCTGTTCAAGGTCCCTAAAGGCAACACCAAGCCCTGTCAGGTCATATATAACGGGAGCATTACAGGGGTAGAGGACAGCTTCCAGTTTGACTGTCAATACACATTCAAG GTTGATAATGTGGTGGAGGTTGATGGAGAGGTGGCCACCATCCTGACCCAGTCCAGATTTACGGAAGACTTCACTTTACAGCCACCGGGACGTCCCTGTGAGCCCTGTGGAGCCAAACCTAAG GCAGGCATTGTGGATCCTTTCGAGCTGGTCCTTCAGCTGAAGAAACAAAGTCCGGGTTCAGCCACAGGGGGGTGCTGCAGCACACAGTCCGCTGCCTGCTGCAAATGA